The following proteins are encoded in a genomic region of Candidatus Eisenbacteria bacterium:
- the atpB gene encoding F0F1 ATP synthase subunit A yields MSGTEAIARGAHEAAAHADHSADHFDFVHLFHHLQDEVLVPLPSFRVGGATFDLSITKAVLMMWIAGVLSLFIFGGIARRLRRADVPLGTVTNLFEAIILFVRDDMVYEIMGKGSGRRFTPYFLTLFFFILFCNVLGLVPFMATATGNLAVTGGLAFLTFLLTQGAGVREQGLGTYLRSLVPPGMPIFLLPIMIPIEIVGHFIRPFALTIRLFANMTAGHVVILSLLGLIFLFQAVAVAIPAIAFALFINMLELFVAFLQAYIFVFLSILFVNAAIHPEH; encoded by the coding sequence ATGAGCGGAACCGAAGCGATCGCAAGAGGAGCGCACGAGGCGGCGGCTCACGCGGACCACTCGGCCGATCACTTCGATTTCGTCCATCTGTTCCATCACCTGCAGGACGAGGTCCTCGTCCCGCTCCCCTCTTTCCGCGTCGGGGGGGCGACGTTCGATCTTTCGATCACGAAGGCCGTCCTGATGATGTGGATCGCCGGGGTGCTTTCGCTCTTCATCTTTGGCGGGATCGCGAGACGATTGCGTCGCGCGGATGTCCCGCTCGGAACGGTGACCAACCTCTTCGAGGCGATCATTCTCTTCGTGCGGGACGACATGGTGTACGAGATCATGGGGAAGGGATCGGGACGCCGCTTCACGCCCTACTTCCTCACGCTCTTCTTCTTCATTCTCTTCTGCAATGTTCTCGGCCTCGTGCCGTTCATGGCGACCGCGACGGGGAACCTCGCGGTCACCGGCGGGCTCGCGTTCCTCACATTTCTTCTCACGCAGGGGGCCGGCGTCCGCGAGCAGGGGCTCGGGACCTATCTCCGGAGCCTCGTGCCGCCCGGCATGCCGATCTTTCTTCTTCCGATCATGATCCCGATCGAGATCGTCGGCCATTTCATCCGGCCGTTCGCCCTCACGATCCGCTTGTTCGCGAACATGACCGCGGGCCACGTGGTGATTCTCTCGCTGCTCGGGCTGATCTTCCTCTTCCAGGCGGTCGCCGTCGCGATCCCCGCCATCGCTTTCGCGCTTTTCATCAACATGCTCGAGCTGTTTGTCGCGTTTCTTCAGGCATATATTTTCGTGTTCTTGTCGATCTTGTTCGTCAACGCCGCGATACACCCGGAGCATTGA
- a CDS encoding phospholipase D family protein yields the protein MTEGPPIRFLRDEEHYSIVVEEGMLAAQESVRIATANVKEIRIRKGKRYVSIVRAFEEMAERGVLIRILHGAPPSRRFREEIDASGVLSSSERFEMLFCPRAHLKMVLVDGAFLYAGSANFTGAGLGVKKPERRNFEIGFATKDPAIVRLHASIFDEIWSGAFCDSCGRREYCR from the coding sequence ATGACCGAAGGCCCGCCGATCCGCTTCCTCCGAGACGAAGAGCACTACTCGATCGTGGTCGAAGAGGGGATGCTCGCGGCGCAGGAGTCCGTCCGGATCGCGACCGCCAACGTCAAGGAGATCCGGATTCGGAAGGGAAAACGTTACGTCTCGATCGTTCGCGCCTTTGAGGAGATGGCGGAGCGCGGCGTGTTGATCCGGATCCTGCACGGCGCGCCCCCGTCGCGGAGATTCCGCGAGGAAATCGACGCGAGCGGCGTTCTCTCGTCGAGCGAGCGCTTCGAGATGCTCTTCTGCCCGCGCGCTCATCTCAAGATGGTTCTCGTGGACGGCGCGTTTCTCTATGCGGGGAGCGCGAACTTCACCGGGGCCGGTCTCGGCGTCAAGAAGCCGGAGAGGCGGAACTTCGAGATCGGGTTCGCGACGAAGGACCCCGCGATCGTCCGCCTTCACGCATCGATCTTCGACGAGATCTGGTCCGGCGCCTTCTGCGATTCCTGCGGGAGGAGGGAGTATTGCAGGTAG
- the atpE gene encoding ATP synthase F0 subunit C has protein sequence MEIGNIAAGFGAGLTVLAAGMGISKLAAAALESMGRQPEAAGDLRTSMIIAAALIEGVAFFSLVICMLLATK, from the coding sequence ATGGAAATCGGAAACATCGCCGCCGGGTTCGGAGCGGGCCTCACGGTCTTGGCCGCGGGGATGGGGATTTCGAAGCTCGCGGCCGCGGCTCTCGAGAGCATGGGGCGGCAACCGGAGGCAGCGGGGGATCTTCGCACGTCGATGATCATCGCCGCGGCTCTGATCGAGGGGGTCGCGTTCTTTTCTCTCGTGATCTGCATGCTCCTGGCGACCAAGTAG
- a CDS encoding AtpZ/AtpI family protein encodes MEGEKGKASRLKKGLAALKEAQKTEAALGRHLHLGLTLAASTLLFFYAGYRLDRWAGTLPIFTLVGTFLGAVGGFVYLYRELTAGEKKKR; translated from the coding sequence ATGGAAGGGGAAAAGGGGAAGGCGAGCCGTCTGAAGAAAGGTCTTGCCGCCCTCAAAGAGGCTCAGAAAACCGAAGCCGCGCTGGGACGCCACCTTCATCTGGGTCTCACGCTGGCCGCCTCGACCCTCCTGTTCTTCTACGCGGGCTACCGGCTGGATCGCTGGGCAGGAACCCTCCCGATCTTCACCCTTGTAGGGACTTTTCTCGGCGCTGTCGGAGGTTTCGTGTACCTCTACCGCGAGCTGACCGCCGGGGAGAAGAAGAAGAGGTAG
- a CDS encoding PP2C family protein-serine/threonine phosphatase, whose translation MAISDPKTFYRKLDALLSKIQIASGVKHQELISTVLRDLVEEFGQELSIRNGRAYEIIGGELVLISDRKSPIASPQGFRLSMDYPPVRLLLQHRCYIFDAATPGIDPAFEQEVVGGTTSAAIVVGGEREWVLAFGLAEGWERETIEFSLNAIRNALGYRLEHEWLRADLEETRTIQRSLFPDRIPLFSGYEIAARAETTEVVGGDFYDFIPLDEEVMGIAVGDASGHGLPAALLVRDVVTGLRMGVEKDMKITPALRKLNAVIHRSTLSTKFVSLFYGELERNGNFMYVNAGHNPPFLVLDRGVFRLDVGGSVLGPLPEIRFKRGFAHIDRGGLLVAFSDGIIERANRKGEQFGEARLQDTILANRGLSAKEILDAVFRAALDHTRSRWEDDATVVVVRRLSSR comes from the coding sequence ATGGCCATCAGCGATCCGAAAACGTTCTATCGCAAGCTCGACGCCCTTCTCTCGAAGATCCAGATCGCTTCGGGAGTCAAGCATCAGGAGCTGATCTCCACCGTGCTCCGCGACCTCGTGGAGGAGTTCGGCCAGGAGCTCTCGATCCGGAACGGGCGCGCCTACGAGATCATCGGCGGCGAGCTCGTGCTCATCTCCGATCGGAAGAGCCCGATCGCCAGCCCGCAGGGCTTCCGCCTTTCGATGGACTACCCGCCCGTCCGCCTCCTCCTCCAACACCGGTGCTACATCTTCGACGCGGCGACGCCCGGCATCGATCCGGCCTTCGAGCAAGAGGTCGTGGGCGGCACGACTTCGGCCGCGATCGTCGTCGGAGGCGAGAGGGAGTGGGTGCTCGCGTTCGGTCTCGCCGAGGGATGGGAGCGGGAGACGATCGAGTTCTCGCTGAACGCGATCCGGAACGCCCTCGGTTATCGCCTCGAGCATGAGTGGCTCCGGGCGGATCTCGAGGAGACGCGCACGATCCAACGAAGCCTCTTCCCCGACCGCATCCCGTTGTTTTCCGGATACGAAATCGCCGCGCGCGCCGAGACCACCGAGGTCGTCGGCGGGGATTTCTACGACTTCATTCCGCTCGACGAGGAGGTGATGGGGATCGCGGTGGGCGACGCGAGCGGCCACGGTCTCCCCGCGGCGCTTCTCGTGCGCGACGTCGTCACGGGGCTTCGCATGGGCGTCGAGAAGGACATGAAGATCACGCCGGCGCTCCGGAAGCTGAACGCGGTGATTCATCGAAGCACGCTCTCGACGAAGTTCGTCTCTCTCTTCTACGGCGAGCTCGAACGAAACGGAAACTTCATGTACGTGAACGCGGGGCACAACCCGCCGTTTCTCGTCCTCGACCGCGGCGTGTTCCGGCTCGACGTCGGCGGCTCGGTTCTCGGACCGCTCCCCGAGATCCGCTTCAAGCGCGGCTTCGCGCATATCGATCGGGGCGGGCTTCTCGTGGCGTTCTCCGACGGCATCATCGAGAGGGCGAACCGAAAGGGAGAGCAGTTCGGGGAGGCGCGTCTTCAGGACACGATTCTCGCGAACCGCGGTCTCTCCGCGAAAGAGATCCTCGATGCCGTCTTCCGCGCGGCGCTCGACCATACTCGCTCCCGATGGGAGGATGACGCCACGGTCGTCGTCGTCCGCCGCCTCTCTTCGCGATGA
- the atpF gene encoding F0F1 ATP synthase subunit B, whose product MDKLLSISPGLAIWTVVSFLAFFFLLRKIAWGPVLQALERREKRIFDAIEAAERAKEETARVLEQQAEALTRAREEARRIVAEAAAEAGARGEEILAGSQREAERLLERARVEIRSEEAQAVDRVRREAVDLALEAAAKLIGRAMSEADHRRHVEEFVAEATRSADGKRS is encoded by the coding sequence ATGGACAAACTTCTCAGCATCAGCCCAGGACTCGCGATCTGGACGGTCGTGAGCTTTCTCGCGTTCTTCTTTCTTCTGCGCAAGATCGCGTGGGGGCCGGTTCTTCAGGCGCTCGAGCGCCGCGAGAAGAGAATCTTCGACGCGATCGAGGCCGCGGAGCGCGCGAAGGAGGAAACCGCGCGAGTTCTGGAGCAACAAGCCGAGGCCCTGACGCGCGCCCGGGAGGAGGCCCGCAGGATCGTCGCGGAAGCGGCGGCCGAGGCCGGCGCTCGCGGCGAGGAGATCCTCGCCGGTTCACAGCGTGAGGCAGAGAGGCTCTTGGAGCGAGCGCGCGTCGAGATCCGGAGCGAGGAAGCGCAGGCGGTCGACCGCGTGCGGCGGGAAGCGGTCGACTTGGCGCTCGAGGCGGCGGCGAAACTGATCGGCCGCGCGATGAGCGAGGCGGACCACCGGCGTCACGTGGAGGAGTTCGTGGCGGAGGCGACGCGGTCCGCGGACGGGAAGCGGTCGTGA